The Agarilytica rhodophyticola genome has a window encoding:
- a CDS encoding TolB family protein, whose amino-acid sequence MFLITNKKPLRTFPHILRKAFLLLLLLLGVESVAYDVAFLSPGENAYWQVWLLNTSNGKTKQISHSAYDKNRISWHSKGKKLLVNGQQGELVWLDVRTTREQAIKTPLQGFSDAHLSPDNQHIAFSLSTSESKNDNNIWLYHLTNKKLKKLTNLPELQHQPVWGKNKIYFLSGSGGDTHDIWSVDTKTDNAQQLTQNTLYHFDIAVSPTGKLAFTSNLHGQYDIWQADANVQHRQRLTEDLTPESSPSWSPDGRYLVYDRMDKGVSNLWLMDLKSKKVRQLTQRKYGAMRPVWFHGVSR is encoded by the coding sequence ATGTTTTTGATAACTAATAAAAAGCCGCTAAGAACCTTTCCTCATATATTGAGGAAAGCTTTCTTATTACTACTGTTGTTGCTTGGCGTTGAGAGCGTAGCTTACGACGTTGCCTTTCTATCACCCGGAGAGAATGCGTACTGGCAAGTGTGGTTGCTGAATACCTCTAATGGAAAAACTAAACAAATATCCCATAGCGCCTATGATAAAAATCGTATTAGTTGGCATTCTAAGGGGAAAAAATTATTAGTGAATGGCCAACAAGGAGAGCTAGTATGGTTAGATGTGCGCACCACGCGAGAACAAGCTATAAAGACGCCTCTACAAGGCTTTAGTGATGCTCACTTGTCACCAGACAACCAGCATATTGCATTTTCCTTGAGTACTTCTGAAAGTAAAAATGACAATAATATCTGGTTATATCATTTAACGAATAAAAAACTTAAAAAGCTAACCAATTTACCTGAGCTACAACACCAACCGGTTTGGGGGAAGAATAAAATTTATTTCTTATCGGGCAGCGGTGGGGACACCCATGATATTTGGTCTGTGGATACCAAGACAGATAATGCCCAGCAATTAACACAAAATACCCTTTATCATTTTGATATTGCCGTATCTCCAACAGGCAAGCTCGCCTTCACCAGCAACCTACATGGACAATATGATATATGGCAAGCGGATGCAAATGTACAGCATCGGCAACGTCTTACCGAAGATCTAACACCTGAATCCAGCCCTTCCTGGTCACCCGATGGACGCTATCTTGTCTACGACAGGATGGACAAGGGGGTAAGTAATTTATGGTTAATGGATCTTAAGTCCAAAAAGGTACGCCAGCTTACTCAACGTAAGTATGGTGCCATGCGTCCGGTATGGTTTCATGGAGTCAGCCGATAA